One region of Podospora bellae-mahoneyi strain CBS 112042 chromosome 1 map unlocalized CBS112042p_1.2, whole genome shotgun sequence genomic DNA includes:
- a CDS encoding uncharacterized protein (COG:C; EggNog:ENOG503NVY5) has product MLSRRLSRAAGLRTVHSLPFRARTSAYPSRIVSPSQRRIVSNLPSSRTTIPGTAPDFKTFFTTPPLTLNHLRQLSTTTSTNAPKTTPKALKYAYRFAAWFGSSVLFVSLGVIGFFVYDATTYVDHASNKSDLTISQLALNPRRGGPKNLPILEVFIDDEDDEDRKRQKDKPRLVILGGGWGGVALLKELNPEDWHVTVVSPTNYFLFTPMLPSATVGTLGLRSLVEPIRRIIHGVRGRFLRARAEDVDFSARLVEVSQVDCHGVEQRFYVPYDKLVVAVGSVTNAHGVKGLEHCHFLKDIRDAREIRNRIIRNLELACLPTTSDEDRKRLLSFVVSGGGPTGVEFAAELYDLLNEDLIQLFPRLLRNEISVHLIQSRDHILNTYDETLSTYAEERFARDQVEVLVNSRVSEVKEDSIVFTQKQKDGTVITKELPMGFCLWSTGVSQADLCKTLSAKLGKAQNNRHALETDTHLRLNGTPLGDVYAIGDCATVQNNVADHIISFLRSIAWKHGVTDPEKLSLHFSDWRNVAEQVKKRFPQAVGHLKRLDKLFEEYDRDRSGTLDFGELRELLKTIDSKLTSLPATAQRAHQQGSYLAHKFNKLARAAPGLRANEISDGDVDAAVYKAFEYKHLGSLAYIGNSAVFDLGNDGWQFAGGLWAVYAWRSIYFAQSVSFRTRVLMAMDWGKRALFGRDLMSY; this is encoded by the exons ATGCTCAGCCGTCGCCTGTCTCGAGCCGCCGGGCTTCGGACGGTCCATTCTTTGCCTTTTCGGGCCAGAACATCGGCATACCCAAGTAGAATAGTCTCCCCTTCTCAACGACGCATCGtttccaacctcccctcctcacgGACCACGATCCCTGGAACCGCTCCAGACTTCAagaccttcttcaccacaccacccctgACGTTAAACCACCTCCGTCAATTGTCTACCACAACATCTACAAACGCACCCAAAACCACTCCAAAAGCCCTCAAATACGCCTATCGTTTCGCCGCCTGGTTTGGCTCTTCCGTATTATTCGTCTCCCTCGGCGTAATTGGTTTCTTCGTCTACGATGCCACCACCTATGTCGACCACGCCTCCAACAAGTCCGACCTTACCATCTCACAGCTTGCACTCAACCCCCGACGGGGTGGGCCCAAGAACCTTCCCATTTTGGAAGTATTCAtcgacgatgaggatgacgaggaccgCAAGCGGCAAAAGGACAAGCCAAGACTGGTGatcttgggtggtgggtggggaggtgtggCGCTGCTGAAGGAACTGAATCCTGAGGATTGGCATGTCACCGTTGTCAGTCCTACCAATTACTTCCTGTTCACGCCCATGCTGCCCTCAGCCACTGTTGGAACATTAGGACTGCGGAGTTTGGTCGAGCCGATACGGAGGATAATCCACGGGGTTAGGGGCCGGTTCCTGCGCGCCAGGGCCGAAGATGTCGATTTCAGCGCGAGATTAGTCGAAGTCAGCCAGGTGGACTGCCATGGTGTTGAACAGAGGTTCTATGTGCCTTACGACAAACTCGTGGTAGCGGTGGGTTCGGTGACGAATGCTCACGGAGTTAAGGGCCTGGAGCACTGCCATTTCTTGAAGGATATCAGAGACGCCCGAGAGATCCGTAACAGGATCATTCGCAACCTGGAGCTGGCTTGCCTGCCAACAACGAGTGACGAAGATCGCAAGAGGTTACTATCGTTTGTGGTCAGTGGAGGCGGGCCAACTGGTGTGGAGTTCGCGGCGGAGCTGTATGATCTGCTAAATGAAGACCTGATCCAGTTGTTCCCAAGGTTGCTGAGAAATGAAATCTCAGTTCATCTGATTCAGAGCAGAGACCACATTCTCAACACATACGACGAGACACTTTCGACCTATGCCGAGGAAAGGTTTGCCAGAGATCAGGTTGAGGTCTTGGTCAACTCGAGGGTCAGCGAAGTGAAGGAGGACAGCATCGTATTTACGCAAAAGCAAAAGGATGGAACAGTCATCACGAAAGAGCTCCCCATGGGGTTCTGTCTATGGTCCACTGGTGTCTCTCAGGCAGACTTGTGCAAAACCTTGAGCGCGAAACTGGGCAAGGCGCAAAACAACAGACATGCCCTTGAGACAGACACACATCTAAGACTGAACGGCACGCCTCTGGGAGACGTGTATGCTATTGGGGACTGCGCCACTGTTCAAAACAATGTCGCCGACCACATCATTTCTTTCCTCCGAAGCATCGCCTGGAAGCACGGTGTTACTGACCCCGAGAAGCTTTCCCTGCATTTTTCCGACTGGAGGAATGTTGCCGAACAGGTCAAGAAGCGGTTTCCTCAGGCGGTGGGACATCTAAAGAGGCTAGACAAGCTGTTCGAGGAGTACGACCGTGATCGGTCCGGTACCCTGGATTTTGGGGAGCTGCGCGAGCTGCTCAAGACAATTGACAGCAAATTGACCAGCTTGCCAGCGACGGCGCAAAGGGCCCACCAGCAAGGGTCGTACCTCGCTCACAAGTTTAACAAGCTGGCACGGGCGGCTCCAGGGCTGAGAGCCAACGAGATTTCGGACGGCGACGTGGACGCGGCGGTTTACAAAGCATTTGAGTACAAACACTTGGGAAGCTTGGCGTATATTGGTAACTCGGCGGTTTTTGACCTCGGAAATGATGGGTGGCAGTTCGCTGGCGGTTTGTGGGCGGTGTATGCATGGAGAAGCATCTACTTTGCTCAAAGCGTCAGTTTCAGGACGAGAGTGCTAATGGCCATGGACTGGGGAAAGAGGGCATTGTTTGGGAGAG ATTTAATGAGCTACTGA
- a CDS encoding uncharacterized protein (COG:U; EggNog:ENOG503NUMT) has protein sequence MASAQGGDSKLFARGKVAELRLELNSGSKKDKNFTTKKIALKKIVANMTMSNNDMVALFPDIIGCMGIQNLEIKKMCFLFLVNYARMRPEVAVKAIPVLEHDMEDPNPLVRALALRTMSYIHVREFVEATVPIVKQLLRDSDPYVRKTAAYTVAKLYDHDRHMVEKSDLIDRLNGLLRDDNPTVVASALAGLMDIWERSDAIKLTIDYSNASKMVAILPDCSEWGQTYILEALMSYVPQETGEATLLAERIAPRLSHSNSAVVLTCIRVILYLMNYIADQKQISALCRKLSPPLVTLLAKGPEVQYLALRNALLILQRRPEVLRNDIRVFFCKYNDPIYVKVTKLELIFMLANEKNIDEVLTELREYATEIDVHFVRKAVRAIGKLAIKIEPAARRCINLLLELVSTKVTYIVQEATVVIRNIFRKYPNQYESIIGTLCEHLDSLDEPEAKAAMVWVIGQYASRIENSDVLLEDFLDSFAEEPVEVQLALLTATVKLFIQRPTKGQDLVPKVLKWATEETDNPDLRDRAYMYWRLLSTDMEAAKRVVMGEKPAITAESEKLDPQTLEEMCLNVGTLATVYLKPVQTVFRNARPKKLHDSPCLQRQEVAVPGLRQPGDDGNKSLSGFGFGSDKAVQRQGNMSAAVSDADAYFAQQHTRQQDGFGDQGHGGGYVVSQFDAQVPVYSAQGQPNNAADLLL, from the exons ATGGCGAGCGCACAGGGAGGAGATTCGAAGCTTTTTGCTCGG GGCAAAGTTGCTGAGCTCCGCCTCGAGTTGAACAGCGGCAGCAAAAAGGACAAGAATTTCACGACGAAAAAGATCGCGCTGAAAAAGATTGTTGCCAATATGACCATGAGCAACAACGATATGGTGGCCCTGTTTCCAGATATTATTGGGTGCATGGGCATTCAGAATCTCGAAATCAAAAAGATgtgcttcttgttcttggtcaACTATGCGAGAATGCGCCCCGAGGTAGCAGTGAAGGCGATTCCTGTTCTGGAACAT GACATGGaagaccctaaccctcttgTACGAGCGCTGGCCTTGCGGACAATGTCTTATATCCATGTGCGAGAGTTTGTCGAGGCCACAGTGCCCATTGTTAAGCAGCTTCTCCGGGATTCTGATCCGTATGTGCGCAAGACGGCTGCGTACACTGTCGCCAAGTTGTATGATCATGACAGGCACATGGTGGAAAAGTCAGACTTGATCGACAGGCTAAACGGCCTGCTGAGGGATGACAACCCGACAGTAGTTGCCAGCGCCTTGGCCGGGCTGATGGATATCTGGGAAAGAAGCGACGCCATCAAACTTACCATTGATTACAGCAATGCGTCCAAAATGGTTGCCATTCTGCCAGATTGCTCAGA ATGGGGCCAAACATACATTTTGGAAGCCCTCATGTCGTATGTTCCACAAGAAACAGGGGAAGCTACCCTGTTGGCGGAGCGTATAGCACCTCGACTTTCTCACTCCAACTCGGCAGTTGTCCTCACCTGCATCAGAGTAATTCTCTATCTGATGAACTACATTGCCGACCAAAAACAGATCTCCGCCCTCTGCAGGAAACTGTCACCACCGCTCGTCACTCTGTTGGCCAAGGGACCCGAGGTTCAGTACCTGGCCTTGAGGAACGCCCTGTTGATCCTACAGCGCCGCCCCGAAGTCTTGCGCAACGACATCCGCGTCTTTTTCTGCAAATACAACGATCCCATCTACGTCAAGGTCACCAAGCTCGAGCTCATCTTTATGCTGGCCAACGAAAAGAACATTGACGAAGTCCTGACCGAATTGCGAGAGTACGCCACCGAAATCGACGTTCACTTTGTCCGCAAGGCAGTCAGAGCTATCGGAAAGCTTGCCATCAAGATCGAACCCGCCGCGCGCCGGTGCATCAACCTGCTGCTGGAATTGGTGTCAACAAAGGTTACTTATATCGTTCAAGAAGCCACGGTCGTCATCCGCAATATCTTCCGCAAATACCCCAACCAGTACGAGTCCATCATCGGCACCCTGTGCGAGCATCTAGACAGCCTCGACGAACCAGAAGCGAAGGCGGCTATGGTCTGGGTCATTGGCCAGTACGCCTCCCGCATCGAGAACTCGGACGTGCTGCTGGAAGACTTTTTGGACTCGTTTGCCGAAGAGCCCGTCGAGGTTCAACTCGCCCTTTTGACCGCTACAGTCAAGCTGTTTATCCAACGGCCGACAAAGGGCCAGGATTTGGTCCCCAAGGTTCTCAAATGGGCCACCGAGGAAACAGACAACCCCGACCTGCGAGACAGGGCGTACATGTACTGGAGACTGCTGTCGACAGACATGGAGGCGGCCAAAAGGGTGGTCATGGGCGAGAAGCCAGCCATCACTGCCGAGAGCGAGAAGCTGGACCCGCAAACCCTCGAGGAGATGTGTCTGAACGTGGGCACCCTGGCTACAGTGTATCTCAAGCCGGTGCAGACTGTGTTCAGGAATGCGCGGCCCAAGAAGTTGCACGACAGCCCGTGCCTGCAACGTCAGGAGGTGGCCGTTCCTGGTTTGAGGCAGCCGGGGGATGACGGGAACAAGAGTTTGAGCGGGTTCGGGTTCGGTAGTGACAAGGCGGTCCAGAGGCAAGGGAATATGAGTGCGGCCGTATCCGACGCGGATGCCTACTTTGCGCAGCAACACACCAGACAACAAGATGGATTTGGGGATCAGGGGCATGGAGGCGGGTATGTTGTCAGCCAGTTTGACGCCCAGGTACCAGTCTACTCTGCACAGGGGCAGCCAAACAATGCCGCCGACCTTTTGCTGTGA
- a CDS encoding uncharacterized protein (MEROPS:MER0003297; COG:O; EggNog:ENOG503NYAX) has product MRPALFFGTRSGVSANRFSKQSLVTPARLTISYQTVASRSPLQHTHSTLFTNYHNRPFPFRALNLPGKKFNNHFFFLHTTALQFSTTVSSSLPSPPHPYTVNPTTATMNGSNLTPSVRTKRKEPPHALDARHPKHHRANGDLDTSGGENSPDRPDDSFIEPEYEEPDDKLAALLPAGPDTAEWQETIQRVVRNVVSIRFCQTCSFDTDPALTSEATGFVVDAERGYILTNRHVVGSGPFWGYCVFDNHEEVDAYPVYRDPVHDFGILKFDPKAIKYMPVEALQLRPDLAKVGIEIRVVGNDAGEKLSILSGVISRLDRNAPEYGEGYSDFNTCYYQASAAASGGSSGSPVVDIDGYAVALQAGGRSDGASTDYFLPLDRPLRALKCLQEGNPITRGDIQTQFVLKPFDECRRLGLTPEWEAQVREKFPKETNMLVAEIILPGGPSHKKIEEGDVLIKVNGEMLTQFIRLDDILDSSVGGTVKLLVLRGGDEVEVEVEVGDLHKITPDRFVSVAGGSFHELSYQQARLYGVACKGVYVCEAGGSWRFESSECGWLIQTVDHKKTPDLDTFIEVLKGIPDKSRVVVTYKHLRDLHTLNTTIIFVDRHWAKKMKLAVRNDKTGLWDFTNLADPLPPIPPVPTKARFIQLEHTSHPAVADLVRSFVHVQCTLPVKLDGFPKNRKWGMGLVVDAEKGLVVISRAIVPYDLCDISITIADSIVVEGKVVFLHPLQNYAIIQYDPKLVEAPVLSAKLGNEQISQGASTYFIGYNRIGRIVHAATTVTESFAVTIPANSGAPRYRAVNFDAITVDTSLSGQCGSGVLVAQDGTVQALWLTYLGERSHSTHRDEEYHLGLATPTLLPVLKQIQDGIVPKLRMLPVELRAVQMLQARLMGVSEEWIEKVSVANTAHHQLFMVTKCTCERVEEKEAPALLEGDIILTLNGSMITRISDLDVMYANEFLDAVIVRERQELKLKLPTVAADDVETHRAISFCGAIIHRPHHAVRQQISELFSEVYVSARTRGSPAYQYGLAPTNFITHVNNKPTPDLESFLAAVVRIPDNTYFRMRAVTFDSVPWMVTMKKNEHYFPTVELIKDPEEETGWRRVTYEGGGKVVQGEGEDGVVPVPGDAADMDVDVDV; this is encoded by the exons ATGCGGCCAGCCCTCTTTTTCGGCACGCGCTCAGGTGTTTCTGCCAACAGATTCAGTAAACAGAGCTTGGTTACACCAGCCAGACTCACAATCAGCTACCAAACAGTAGCTTCCCGTTCACCTCTTCAACACACTCATTCCACTTTATTTACCAACTATCATAATCGCCCATTCCCCTTCAGAGCCTTGAATCTACCAGGCAAAAAGTTCAACAATCACTTCTTCTTTCTACATACGACCGCCCTGCAATTTTCCACAACCGTGTCATCATCactaccatcaccaccacatccatATAccgtcaaccccaccaccgccacgatGAACGGTTCCAACCTGACCCCGTCAGTTCGCACCAAGCGCAAAGAGCCACCCCATGCACTGGATGCCCGCCACCCCAAGCATCATCGCGCCAATGGGGATCTGGATACTTCGGGCGGCGAGAACAGCCCCGACAGACCCGACGACAGCTTCATCGAGCCCGAATACGAAGAGCCTGACGACAAGCTggctgccctcctcccagctgGTCCTGATACCGCTGAATGGCAAGAAACCATCCAGCGGGTGGTACGAAATGTCGTCTCAATCCGCTTTTGCCAGACATGTAGCTTCGATACAGACCCCGCCTTGACCAGCGAGGCCACGGGGTTCGTGGTAGATGCGGAGAGAGG GTACATCTTGACAAATCGTCACGTTGTTGGGTCAGGACCCTTCTGGGGTTACTGCGTGTTTGATAAccacgaggaggttgacgcCTACCCCGTCTATCGCGATCCGGTCCACGACTTCGGCATCCTGAAATTCGACCCCAAAGCCATCAAATACATGCCTGTTGAGGCCCTCCAGCTTCGGCCAGATCTGGCAAAGGTGGGCATTGAGATTAGAGTGGTCGGCAACGATGCTGGAGAAAAGCTCAGTATCCTCTCGGGTGTGATCAGCAGACTGGACCGGAATGCTCCCGAATATGGCGAAGGGTACAGCGACTTCAACACATGCTACTACCAGGCTAGCGCCGCAGCCAGCGGCGGTTCTTCGGGCAGTCCCGTGGTAGACATCGATGGATATGCCGTGGCGCTTCAAGCTGGAGGGAGAAGCGACGGTGCTTCCACAGACTACTTCCTCCCATTAGACCGCCCTCTCCGCGCGCTCAAGTGTCTGCAAGAAGGAAATCCCATTACCCGCGGAGATATCCAAACTCAGTTCGTTCTTAAGCCGTTCGACGAATGCCGGAGATTGGGCCTGACCCCTGAGTGGGAGGCTCAAGTCCGTGAAAAGTTCCCCAAGGAGACCAACATGTTGGTTGCCGAAATTATTCTCCCTGGGGGTCCCTCGCACAAGAAGATCGAGGAAGGCGATGTGCTGATCAAAGTCAACGGTGAAATGCTGACTCAGTTCATTCGCCTGGATGATATTCTGGACTCCAGTGTTGGTGGTACTGTCAAGCTTCTGGTGCTGCGTGGCGGCGATGAGGTCGAAGTCGAGGTGGAGGTCGGTGATCTTCATAAGATTACGCCTGATCGATTCGTCTCGGTTGCGGGCGGTAGCTTTCACGAGTTGTCGTACCAGCAAGCCCGTCTGTACGGTGTGGCCTGCAAGGGTGTCTACGTCTGCGAGGCCGGTGGTTCTTGGCGCTTTGAGAGCTCTGAATGCGGGTGGCTAATCCAGACTGTGGACCATAAGAAGACACCCGACCTCGATACCTTCATTGAAGTTTTGAAGGGGATTCCGGATAAGTCCAGGGTTGTTGTCACATATAAACATCTGCGAGATCTGCACACTTTGAACACCACCATTATCTTCGTCGACCGCCACTGggccaagaagatgaagctgGCAGTCAGAAACGACAAGACTGGACTTTGGgacttcaccaacctcgcggacccccttcccccaatcCCTCCGGTTCCCACCAAGGCCAGATTCATTCAGCTGGAGCACACATCTCACCCTGCCGTGGCAGATCTCGTTAGAAGCTTTGTTCATGTTCAATGCACTCTTCCGGTCAAGCTGGACGGCTTCCCGAAGAACCGGAAGTGGGGAATGGGCCTGGTCGTGGATGCAGAGAAGGGCCTCGTGGTGATCTCCAGAGCCATCGTTCCGTACGATCTCTGCGATATCAGCATCACTATCGCCGATTCCATTGTGGTGGAGGGCAAGGTGGTCTTTCTCCACCCTCTGCAAAACTACGCCATCATTCAGTATGATCCTAAGCTGGTTGAAGCGCCGGTTCTTAGCGCCAAACTCGGTAACGAGCAGATTAGCCAAGGTGCCTCAACTTACTTCATCGGCTACAACAGAATCGGCCGAATCGTTCACGCGGCCACCACGGTCACCGAGAGTTTTGCTGTGACGATTCCGGCAAACTCCGGGGCGCCCCGTTATCGTGCTGTCAATTTCGACGCTATCACTGTCGACACCAGTCTCAGTGGACAGTGCGGCAGCGGAGTCTTGGTTGCGCAGGACGGTACCGTTCAGGCCCTGTGGTTGACATATCTGGGAGAGCGTTCTCATTCGACCCACAGAGATGAGGAGTACCATCTCGGCCTTGCCACTCCTACTCTGCTGCCCGTTCTCAAGCAGATTCAGGATGGCATCGTCCCCAAGCTGCGCATGTTGCCAGTCGAGCTCCGCGCTGTTCAGATGCTTCAGGCGCGCCTAATGGGTGTTTCTGAGGAATGGATCGAGAAGGTCTCAGTGGCCAACACTGCCCATCACCAGCTCTTCATGGTCACCAAGTGCACCTGTGAGCGTGTGGAGGAGAAAGAGGCCCCGGCTCTGCTTGAGGGCGACATAATTTTGACCCTGAACGGCAGTATGATCACCAGAATATCTGATCTTGATGTCATGTACGCCAACGAGTTTCTGGATGCCGTGATTGTGCGCGAGCGCCAGGAGTTGAAGTTGAAACTACCCACCGTCGCGGCTGATGACGTCGAGACGCACCGGGCAATCTCCTTTTGCGGTGCCATCATTCATAGACCACACCATGCCGTCAGACAACAAATCAGCGAACTATTCAGCGAGGTCTATGTCTCTGCCCGGACTCGTGGATCCCCCGCGTATCAGTATGGGTTGGCGCCGACCAACTTCATTACACatgtcaacaacaagccgACTCCGGACCTGGAGAGCTTCTTGGCTGCGGTTGTTAGGATTCCCGACAATACCT ATTTCCGCATGAGGGCAGTGACTTTTGATAGTGTGCCGTGGATGGTTACCATGAAGAAGAACGAGCATTATTTCCCCACAGTGGAGCTCATCAAGGaccctgaggaggagactgGGTGGCGGAGAGTCACCTACGAAGGCGGCGGCAAGGTGGTTcaaggtgaaggggaggatggggttgttcCCGTTCCTGGGGATGCTGCAGATATGGACGTGGACGTGGACGTGTAA
- a CDS encoding uncharacterized protein (EggNog:ENOG503P544; BUSCO:EOG09264KSI; COG:S), giving the protein MPATTLPPWAIELKNPPPYKPKSSIPDPPGYPSSQPSNSKKDKKTAPKRDPPSPEEMDTLKLKKAWEVALAPIKSLPMTAIMMYMSGNSLQIFSIMMIVMAFKNPILGILGTNQAFERFETETNKGKVLQVKLVYVVMQIVALALGVWKVNGMGLLPTTRSDWLAWEAQREPVEFAVPGL; this is encoded by the exons aTGCCAGCTACAACGTTACCGCCATGGGCGATTGAGCTCAAGAACCCCCCACCATATAAGCCCAAATCGTCGATCCCCGACCCCCCTGGCTATCCCTCTTCGCAACCCTCAAACTCCAAA aaagacaagaaaacTGCCCCCAAACGCGACCCTCCATCTCCGGAAGAAATGGACACCCTCAAACTCAAAAAGGCCTGGGAGGTTGCCCTCGCCCCGATCAAGTCTCTACCCATGACCGCCATCATGATGTACATGTCCGGCAACTCGCTCCAAATATTCAGCATCATGATGATCGTTATGGCTTTCAAGAACCCTATTCTGGGAATACTTGGCACGAACCAGGCGTTTGAGCGGTTCGAGACGGAGACTAACAAGGGCAAGGTGCTGCAGGTGAAGCTCGTCTATGTGGTCATGCAAATCGTGGCGCTTGCGCTGGGCGTTTGGAAGGTGAATGGGATGGGACTGTTGCCTACTACGAGGAGCGACTGGTTGGCGTGGGAGGCGCAGAGGGAGCCGGTGGAATTTGCGGTACCAGGTTTATGA
- a CDS encoding uncharacterized protein (EggNog:ENOG503P91Y; COG:S) produces MGKSKVVTAVFRALQLILSITVLALTLTFLKGQVYGDPPTTTKFTIFVAAFTIVVAVANLLGAIWWTWLEDIVPTIALMALDGIAALLFIAAGIAWSIGLKDTHGCSLGDDDGRGLYFTGLINGGLIDVGGSQPLAGYLREDLKSPDLAFSRLQGLCHKAVANQSLMFVVGVALCGSLIGLRFWSYKRGGQKTTYV; encoded by the exons ATGGGCAAGTCCAAAGTGGTTACGGCCGTGTTTCGAGCCCTCCAG CTCATCCTATCAATCACGGTCCTGGCTTTgaccctcaccttcctcaagGGCCAGGTATATGGCgacccccccaccaccaccaagttcACCATCTTCGTTGCCGCCTTCACCATCGTCGTAGCAGTggccaacctcctcggcgcCATCTGGTGGACATGGCTCGAGGACATTGTCCCAACGATTGCCCTGATGGCTCTGGACGGTATCGCCGCATTGTTGTTCATCGCAGCCGGAATC GCTTGGTCGATTGGACTCAAGGATACCCATGGCTGCTCATTgggggacgacgacggcagaGGCCTGTATTTTACCGGTCTCATCAACGGAGGCTTGATTGATGTTGGCGGATCGCAGCCACTTGCTGGTTATCTGCGCGAGGACCTAAAATCCCCGGATTTGGCATTCAGTAGGCTCCAAGGGCTGTGCCACAAAGCTGTCGCGAACCAAAGTTTGATGTTCGTGGTTGGGGTTGCGCTTTGCGGCAGCCTGATCGGGTTGAGATTCTGGAGCTACAAAAGGGGCGGACAGAAGACGACTTATGTGTAA